One window of the Pyrus communis chromosome 17, drPyrComm1.1, whole genome shotgun sequence genome contains the following:
- the LOC137722330 gene encoding protein WHAT'S THIS FACTOR 1, chloroplastic, which translates to MELSLPFSLQRDLPIISPRSSFLPRNPPCLLGTVKRNYKNNRISENIPFSVSCLSVKTVRSPSLDKHVVKQNKIRFVQKLQTLLLSKPKCYIPIHILNKCRAYLSLSKPRSILSMIHRYPTIFELFSIPTAPLPSNATKSLSQLCVRLTPAAAALAAEELSLKSAISDSLATKLQKLLMLSSHHRLLLSKLVHLAPDLGLPPNFRSRLCNDYPNKFKTVDTSYGRALELVSWDQDLAKPLPSPEVQSRELIVDRPLKFKQLTLRKGLNLKRRHQDFLLKFKEIPDVCPYNTPISDLPKESIEAEKRACLVVREVLGMTVEKRTLIDHLTHFRNDFVLSNKLRGMIIRHPELFYVSLKGQRDSVFLVEGFDDKGALLEKKETLVIKEKLMQLVRESKRLRRERKKARINNTEIGGSSDDFESDDDDDDDDYDDGFQSLFEPEDFYGDDDGDKKGETIDYREKGQFWTVDAHSVHDGGKQQMEPW; encoded by the coding sequence ATGGAGTTGTCTTTGCCTTTCTCGTTGCAAAGGGATTTACCCATCATTTCTCCCAGATCCAGCTTCCTTCCTCGGAATCCTCCTTGCTTATTAGGTACAGTCAAGAGGAATTATAAAAACAATAGGATCTCAGAAAATATCCCTTTTTCAGTTTCTTGCTTGTCTGTCAAAACTGTCCGCAGTCCTTCACTAGACAAGCATGTTGTGAAGCAAAACAAGATACGTTTTGTCCAAAAGCTACAAACACTGCTTCTTTCCAAACCGAAATGCTATATTCCAATTCATATTCTCAATAAGTGTCGAGCCTACCTTTCCCTATCAAAGCCACGATCCATTCTCTCAATGATTCATCGATACCCTACTATTTTTGAACTCTTCTCGATCCCAACGGCTCCCTTGCCATCCAATGCAACTAAATCATTATCACAACTCTGTGTCCGTCTAACCCCAGCTGCAGCAGCCCTTGCTGCTGAGGAATTAAGTCTCAAATCAGCCATCTCTGACTCCTTGGCCACAAAACTCCAGAAACTTCTTATGCTCTCTTCTCATCATCGACTACTTTTGTCAAAGTTGGTTCACCTAGCTCCAGATCTTGGTCTTCCCCCTAATTTTCGCTCTCGTCTATGCAATGACTATCCAAATAAATTCAAGACTGTTGACACCTCCTATGGCCGTGCACTTGAGCTTGTCTCCTGGGACCAAGACTTGGCAAAGCCTTTACCATCTCCAGAAGTTCAGTCACGTGAGCTAATAGTAGACAGACCCTTGAAATTCAAGCAGTTGACGCTCCGAAAGGGTCTAAATTTGAAGAGGCGTCACCAGGATTTTTTGctcaaattcaaagaaattcCAGATGTGTGCCCATACAATACCCCCATCTCGGACTTGCCTAAAGAGTCAATTGAGGCAGAGAAGAGAGCTTGTTTGGTGGTGAGAGAAGTGCTAGGGATGACGGTTGAAAAGAGAACTTTGATAGACCACTTGACTCATTTTAGGAATGATTTTGTGCTGTCCAACAAGTTGAGAGGGATGATCATACGGCACCCGGAGTTATTCTATGTGAGCTTGAAAGGGCAGAGAGATTCAGTGTTTTTAGTGGAGGGTTTTGATGACAAGGGTGCACTGTTGGAGAAGAAAGAGACTTTGGTGATAAAGGAAAAGTTGATGCAGTTGGTCAGAGAAAGCAAGAGACtaagaagagagaggaagaaagctAGGATTAACAACACTGAGATTGGTGGCTCTAGTGATGACTTTGAgtctgatgatgatgatgatgacgacgacTATGATGATGGTTTTCAGAGTTTGTTTGAGCCTGAAGATTTTTATGGGGATGATGATGGTGATAAGAAGGGTGAGACAATTGACTACAGGGAGAAAGGGCAGTTTTGGACTGTTGATGCTCATTCTGTTCATGATGGCGGGAAGCAACAAATGGAACCTTGGTAG